A window of Pararhodobacter sp. genomic DNA:
TGTGATCCAGACACGCCTGATTGCAGGCGATGCAGGGCGCGATATCGGCCGCGCGCCCTTCGGCGGCCTTGTTCACGAATTCCGGGTCCGCCAGGAACGGACGCGCCATCGAGACCATATCCGCGCAGCCCTGCGCCAACAGCTTTTCGGCGGTATCGGGGTTGTTGATCCGGTTCGAGGTGATCACCGGAATGCCGACATGGCCCATCAGCTTTTTCGTCACCCAGGCAAAGCCGGCGCGCGGCACCGAGGTGGCGATGGTCGGCACCCGCGCCTCGTGCCAGCCGATGCCGGTGTTGAGGATCGTCGCACCCGCAGCCTCGATCGCGGTGGCCAGTTGCAGGATTTCGTCAAAGGTCTGCCCGTTCGGCACCAGATCGAGCAGCGAAATCCGGTAGATGATGATGAAGTCCGGCCCCACGGCCTCACGCACCCGGCGCACCACCTCGACCGCCAGGCGCATCCGGTTCTCGTAGCTGCCGCCCCAGCGATCTTCACGCTTGTTGGTGTGCAGGCTCAGGAATTGATTGAGGAAATACCCCTCGGACCCCATCACCTCGACGCCGTCATAGCCGACCTCTTGGGCACGGGACGCCGCCACAACGAAATCATTGATCTGCTTTTCAATACCCGCCTCGTCCAGGGCAATCGGTGGAAACGGCGAGATCGGCGACTTGATCGCCGAGGCGCTGACACATTCCGGCCCATAGGCATAGCGCCCCGCGTGCAGGATCTGCATGGCGATCTTGCCGCCATTGGCGTGCACTGTCTCCGTCACCTTGCGGTGGTTCGCCATGTCCTGATCGCTGAACAGGCCCGCCGCACCGGGGTAGACGCCGCCCTCTTTGCTGGGGGCCATGCCGCCCGTCACGATCAACCCGGCACCGCCCTTGGCGCGCTCGGCGTAATAGGCCGCGACCCGGTCCCAATCGCCGCGCTCCTCCAACCCGGTGTGCATCGAGCCCATCAACACGCGGTTTTTCAGCGTCGTGAAGCCCAGGTCGAGCGGGGCGAGCATTTTGGGATAGGGGCTGGACATGATGCAGGTTCCTGTTGTCTGGCGTTTGGCGCACCCTACCGGGGCCGTGATGATTGTCACCAAAAACCTTGCGTCACCGCAAGGCCGGTCCTCGACCCGGCCGATGCCGCGTGAGACAAGGCGGCATGGATTTATGGGTCATCGTCACACTTCTGGCTGCGGGCGTGCAGATCTTGCGCTTGATGCTGCAAAAGCAGCTCAAGGGGCTTGGCCTGTCCACGGGTGGCGCGACCTTTGCGCGGTTCCTGTTCGCGGCCCCGCTGGCCGTGGCCGGGATGCTGGGTCTTGTGGCGTGGCACGGGCAGGGCATCCCCGAGGTCAACGGCGCGTTCATTGCCTATGCCGTGGCCGGGGGTTTGGGGCAGATCATCGCCACGTTCTGCACCGTGGCGCTGTTTTCGGAGCGCTCGTTTGCCG
This region includes:
- a CDS encoding NADPH-dependent 2,4-dienoyl-CoA reductase; translation: MSSPYPKMLAPLDLGFTTLKNRVLMGSMHTGLEERGDWDRVAAYYAERAKGGAGLIVTGGMAPSKEGGVYPGAAGLFSDQDMANHRKVTETVHANGGKIAMQILHAGRYAYGPECVSASAIKSPISPFPPIALDEAGIEKQINDFVVAASRAQEVGYDGVEVMGSEGYFLNQFLSLHTNKREDRWGGSYENRMRLAVEVVRRVREAVGPDFIIIYRISLLDLVPNGQTFDEILQLATAIEAAGATILNTGIGWHEARVPTIATSVPRAGFAWVTKKLMGHVGIPVITSNRINNPDTAEKLLAQGCADMVSMARPFLADPEFVNKAAEGRAADIAPCIACNQACLDHTFSGKISTCLVNPRACYETELTYSPAAAVKSVAVVGAGPAGLMAAMVADERGHTVTLFEKDDRLGGQLNMARVIPGKEEFHGLVEWFETRIGRSKIDVKLNTKATPEALKGFDEVIIATGVVPRDPQIPGQDGANVLSYIDVLRGGAKVGKRVAVVGAGGIGFDVSEFVAHQGESTTLNIDAWRREWGVGDPSEVPGGLIEPDAPAPAREVTLLQRKAEKLGKRLGKTTGWIYRASLAARDVKMIGGVTYDAITPEGIVLGRDKGAQLLEVDTIVLCAGQEPMRDLADALDGSGVSVHVIGGADVASELDAKRAIDQGARLAASL